Proteins encoded by one window of Cylindrospermum stagnale PCC 7417:
- a CDS encoding methyl-accepting chemotaxis protein → MATSIDDYNQTYQQAVTAYTQGNYAVAAALVDQVVQNLPDDPNSHLLRGHIYYVLQHYDIATAEYQQVLSLTEDQEILGFATHGLENINQYLNASDAHVVIIEADEQINSAERSLDLVNSAAIPDLEVNEDLDSNSFDLQSFGSYESSTDVIEDLSSSSPFDISDSREFAQTPEESAAFGDDPFALNQQLHEQESNSKSWQEPAELELPAFWQEDISEESIEQQVGNSYFPLIDANSANEHSVTDNNGHSPFGEVDLQTSNLEVATELFTEQEYQDLRIGNSDLTNNSYGDENLVIVGKELNNDLTKTNNFEDSNQDNLSELHQRELPREAESAPSKLNEVASSFNGNFAPEAKTIQSDATVDPNNFDDDSFDIEAFESAFGSEDLTSEDRDNILAGENTKSNIDFLDDFDEFDDLGNIPGFELGGDSSFDDVALLENRSNSPSKISDTFPDNAASDREEELFTITGSQEAVPAFTQSDISKVEPNVGVEQGVLAFLENAPLKQKPLYIAIGVGAVSAVVAALVSSAITSFTPSQQRQSVQNTGWAMALASGIAGGATAGFMGNISLKQIRRTTKDLQAQFDAVSQGNLNVQATVYSEDELGHLATGFNDMARVIFTTTNDAQRKAVEQEEAKENLQRQVIRLLDDVEGAARGDLTVQAEVTADVLGAVADAFNLTIQNLRDIVQQVKVAAKEVTKGSTNSETFARALSSDALRQAEELAVTLNSVQVMTDSIQRVAEAAREAEIVARDASTIALKGGEAVENTVAGILEIRETVAETTRKVKRLAESSQEISKIVALISQIASRTNLLALNASIEAARAGEAGRGFAIVADEVRQLADKSAKSLKEIEQIVMQIQSETGSVMTAMEEGTQQVIKGTKLAEEAKRSLENIIQVANRIDILVRSITSDTVEQTETSRAVAQVMQSVELTAQENSQEAQRVSGALQHLVGVSRDLISSVERFRVETIESRQ, encoded by the coding sequence ATGGCAACAAGTATAGATGATTACAATCAAACATATCAGCAGGCAGTAACAGCCTATACACAGGGAAATTATGCAGTTGCTGCTGCTTTAGTTGACCAAGTGGTGCAAAATTTACCAGATGATCCCAACTCCCATTTGTTGCGAGGTCACATCTACTACGTTTTGCAGCATTACGATATAGCAACAGCAGAATATCAACAGGTCTTGAGTTTGACAGAAGATCAAGAAATCCTTGGTTTTGCCACTCACGGTCTTGAGAACATCAATCAATACCTAAATGCGTCAGACGCTCATGTTGTGATAATAGAGGCTGATGAGCAAATAAATTCCGCAGAACGGTCTTTGGATCTGGTAAATTCAGCAGCAATTCCAGATTTAGAGGTGAATGAGGATCTTGATAGCAACAGCTTTGATTTACAATCTTTTGGTTCCTATGAATCATCTACAGATGTTATCGAAGACCTATCATCGAGCAGTCCTTTTGACATCTCTGACAGTAGAGAATTTGCTCAAACACCAGAGGAATCAGCAGCTTTTGGCGATGATCCTTTTGCCTTAAATCAACAACTCCATGAGCAAGAGTCGAATAGCAAGAGTTGGCAGGAGCCAGCAGAGTTAGAGTTACCAGCTTTCTGGCAAGAAGATATTTCTGAAGAGAGTATTGAACAGCAAGTTGGCAACAGTTATTTCCCTCTCATTGACGCAAATTCAGCTAACGAGCATTCAGTAACTGATAATAATGGTCATTCACCTTTTGGAGAAGTTGATTTACAAACAAGTAATTTAGAAGTGGCTACTGAATTGTTTACAGAACAAGAATACCAAGACTTGCGTATTGGGAATTCTGACTTGACAAACAATAGCTATGGAGATGAGAATTTAGTGATTGTTGGCAAGGAATTAAACAATGATTTGACCAAAACAAATAATTTTGAAGACAGCAATCAAGATAATTTGTCTGAATTACATCAGAGAGAATTGCCAAGGGAGGCAGAATCAGCCCCGTCAAAGTTAAATGAGGTAGCCTCATCTTTTAATGGGAATTTTGCCCCGGAAGCAAAAACTATTCAATCGGATGCAACGGTAGACCCAAATAACTTTGATGATGATAGTTTTGATATCGAGGCATTTGAATCTGCTTTTGGCTCAGAAGACTTAACTTCTGAAGACAGAGACAATATACTGGCTGGAGAAAATACTAAGAGTAATATAGATTTTCTCGATGACTTTGATGAATTTGACGATTTAGGCAACATTCCAGGGTTTGAACTAGGAGGAGATTCTAGCTTCGATGATGTGGCATTACTGGAAAACAGAAGCAATTCCCCCAGTAAAATTAGCGATACTTTCCCAGATAATGCTGCTAGCGATCGCGAAGAGGAACTGTTCACGATCACAGGTTCACAAGAAGCAGTCCCAGCCTTTACTCAATCTGACATCTCAAAGGTAGAACCCAACGTCGGCGTCGAGCAAGGCGTATTGGCATTCTTAGAAAATGCCCCCCTAAAACAGAAACCATTGTACATCGCCATTGGTGTAGGGGCTGTCTCAGCGGTGGTAGCAGCTCTTGTCAGCTCGGCCATCACCTCATTTACTCCATCCCAACAACGGCAGTCAGTACAAAACACAGGCTGGGCAATGGCACTGGCATCTGGAATCGCCGGTGGTGCTACCGCTGGTTTCATGGGGAATATTTCACTCAAGCAAATTCGGCGGACAACCAAAGATTTGCAAGCTCAATTTGATGCCGTCAGCCAAGGAAATCTCAATGTTCAAGCCACAGTCTATTCCGAAGATGAATTAGGACACTTAGCCACTGGCTTTAACGATATGGCTCGTGTAATTTTCACGACCACCAATGACGCCCAACGTAAAGCCGTGGAACAAGAAGAAGCGAAAGAAAACCTGCAACGCCAGGTGATTCGCCTCTTGGATGATGTGGAAGGAGCCGCTAGAGGAGATTTAACAGTCCAAGCAGAGGTGACAGCCGACGTTTTGGGAGCCGTAGCCGATGCCTTTAACCTGACAATTCAAAACCTCCGGGATATTGTGCAACAGGTGAAAGTGGCGGCCAAAGAAGTGACAAAAGGTTCAACCAACTCGGAAACCTTCGCTAGAGCCTTATCTAGTGATGCTTTGCGGCAAGCAGAAGAGTTGGCGGTAACACTGAATTCTGTGCAAGTGATGACCGACTCAATCCAACGGGTAGCAGAAGCGGCGCGGGAAGCAGAAATTGTGGCTCGCGATGCCAGCACGATCGCACTCAAGGGTGGGGAAGCAGTAGAAAATACCGTGGCGGGGATTTTGGAAATTCGGGAGACTGTAGCCGAAACTACCCGGAAAGTCAAACGGCTAGCGGAATCTTCCCAAGAAATTTCTAAAATTGTGGCTTTGATTTCCCAGATTGCCTCCAGAACCAACTTGTTAGCACTCAATGCTAGTATTGAGGCGGCACGAGCGGGAGAAGCTGGACGCGGATTTGCGATCGTGGCGGATGAAGTGCGCCAGTTAGCGGACAAATCTGCCAAATCCTTAAAGGAAATTGAACAAATAGTCATGCAAATCCAGAGCGAAACTGGCTCAGTAATGACCGCGATGGAAGAAGGTACACAACAGGTAATTAAAGGCACAAAATTGGCTGAAGAAGCCAAGCGATCGCTAGAAAACATCATTCAAGTAGCGAATCGAATTGATATTTTGGTGCGCTCAATTACCAGTGACACCGTGGAACAGACAGAAACCTCCCGCGCTGTCGCCCAGGTGATGCAATCAGTAGAACTCACCGCTCAAGAAAACTCCCAAGAAGCGCAGCGAGTTTCCGGTGCCCTACAACACTTAGTAGGTGTATCCCGCGACTTGATTTCCTCCGTGGAACGCTTCCGAGTGGAAACCATCGAATCAAGACAATAG
- a CDS encoding chemotaxis protein CheW, whose amino-acid sequence MLSKPDFFSASGQDHFRPELQVETPEGELHLRFYIPSHQEFALQATGIREVIELSPDRITPIPNASPLLLGTLNLRGRVIWVADLGQFLGEATALNTDRAEIAVIAIEEQDTIVGLAVEDIGGMDWLDVQYLMPPSNVPDAMAPFLRGEWLFDAKNKQCLRLLDQMAILRSARWAG is encoded by the coding sequence ATGCTCAGTAAACCAGATTTTTTTAGTGCCAGTGGTCAAGACCACTTCCGCCCTGAATTACAAGTAGAAACTCCCGAAGGTGAGCTACATTTGCGGTTTTACATTCCCTCTCATCAGGAGTTTGCACTACAAGCAACTGGCATCCGGGAGGTAATTGAACTAAGTCCTGATAGAATCACCCCAATTCCTAATGCTTCTCCTTTACTTTTGGGTACTCTAAATTTACGAGGTAGAGTAATTTGGGTAGCTGACTTGGGTCAATTTCTTGGGGAAGCAACTGCGTTAAATACGGATCGAGCCGAGATTGCGGTGATTGCTATTGAAGAGCAAGACACAATCGTGGGTTTAGCGGTCGAAGACATCGGTGGTATGGACTGGCTTGATGTACAGTATCTGATGCCACCTAGTAACGTACCGGATGCTATGGCTCCCTTTTTGCGTGGAGAGTGGTTATTTGATGCTAAAAACAAACAGTGTCTACGACTGCTAGATCAAATGGCAATTTTGCGGAGTGCGCGGTGGGCAGGATGA
- a CDS encoding response regulator transcription factor, translated as MSTVLIVEDSIAQREMITDLLKASGLTVIHAGDGVEALEAIQSAAPDLVVLDIVMPRMNGYELCRRLKSDPKTQNVPVVMCSSKGEEFDRYWGMKQGADAYIAKPFQPTELVGTVKQLLRG; from the coding sequence ATGAGTACAGTTCTGATTGTGGAAGACAGTATCGCCCAAAGGGAGATGATTACAGACCTCCTGAAAGCCAGTGGCTTAACAGTCATCCATGCCGGAGATGGAGTTGAAGCTTTGGAGGCAATTCAAAGCGCAGCTCCCGATTTAGTGGTGTTGGATATTGTCATGCCCCGAATGAACGGCTACGAACTTTGTCGTCGGTTAAAGTCCGATCCGAAAACCCAAAATGTCCCTGTGGTAATGTGTTCTTCCAAGGGTGAAGAATTTGATCGTTACTGGGGTATGAAACAGGGTGCAGACGCCTACATAGCCAAACCGTTTCAACCAACCGAGTTGGTGGGAACAGTCAAACAACTGCTGCGAGGATAA
- a CDS encoding response regulator: MQGNLNEIDICSILQLIELGQRTGQLWVEARSSYQSNKPGGDEAHAHRANWEGKPQSWFVFFLNGQIVYCQAGDSSLSRIGDYLRHYRVEKQLDEMQLAALTSTNSPEYAYLWKLLERNIINPKVARSIIHGLVHETLFDLLSLHQGSFIFDLDTALVPQLTTLEIAPLVTKITKQVQEWKQLYPQIQSPEQLPLLADIARLHSSLPEATVNKLQHWADGKTTLRQLARYLNRDILTVAKAIYPYVQQGWLQLAYASTTHSSTQTEDCGLVGNQKGRIVCIEDAIAICETIESILKPQGYEVISLTNPLEALSLVFQLKPDLILCDITMPELDGYEICAMLRHSTVFRLVPIIMLTGKDGFIDRVRARMVGATDYLTKPFADTELQMLVEKYINIDSCVGIQTGYKTC; this comes from the coding sequence ATGCAGGGAAATTTAAATGAAATTGATATTTGCAGTATCCTGCAATTGATTGAGTTAGGACAGCGAACTGGGCAGTTGTGGGTGGAAGCTCGCAGCTCTTACCAGAGTAACAAGCCGGGTGGAGACGAGGCTCACGCACATCGCGCCAACTGGGAGGGTAAACCACAGTCTTGGTTCGTCTTTTTCCTCAACGGTCAAATTGTTTATTGCCAAGCAGGCGATAGTAGTTTATCCCGCATCGGCGATTATTTACGTCATTACCGAGTCGAGAAACAACTGGATGAAATGCAACTTGCTGCACTAACATCAACCAACTCCCCAGAGTACGCCTATCTCTGGAAGCTCCTAGAGCGGAATATTATCAACCCCAAGGTAGCTCGTAGTATCATCCACGGCTTAGTGCATGAGACGCTTTTTGACCTGCTGAGTTTACACCAAGGCAGTTTCATTTTCGATCTAGATACGGCACTGGTGCCACAACTAACTACCTTAGAAATTGCTCCCTTGGTTACCAAAATTACCAAGCAGGTGCAAGAGTGGAAACAACTATATCCACAAATCCAGTCACCCGAACAATTACCGTTGTTGGCTGATATCGCTCGGCTACATTCCTCACTACCAGAGGCAACAGTGAATAAGCTACAGCATTGGGCAGACGGGAAAACAACCCTGCGCCAACTAGCTCGCTATCTCAACCGCGACATTTTGACAGTCGCCAAAGCGATATATCCTTACGTGCAGCAGGGTTGGCTGCAACTAGCTTATGCGAGCACAACTCACTCTAGTACACAGACAGAAGACTGTGGACTGGTGGGTAACCAAAAGGGACGGATAGTATGTATTGAGGATGCGATCGCCATTTGTGAGACTATAGAGTCGATCTTAAAACCACAGGGATATGAAGTGATCTCCCTGACAAATCCCTTAGAAGCCCTGAGTCTCGTTTTTCAGCTCAAGCCAGATTTAATTTTGTGTGACATTACTATGCCGGAATTGGATGGATACGAGATTTGTGCCATGCTGAGACATTCCACAGTATTTCGGCTTGTACCAATTATCATGCTTACTGGTAAAGATGGATTTATTGATCGAGTCAGAGCTAGGATGGTCGGTGCGACAGATTATTTGACAAAACCATTTGCAGATACTGAGTTACAAATGCTCGTAGAAAAATATATCAATATAGATTCTTGTGTAGGGATACAAACGGGATACAAGACTTGTTGA
- the hmpF gene encoding pilus motility taxis protein HmpF, producing the protein MLYLAEVQKQKGGLLSGGSKTELRLLACQRSDQNWSTVSEEVMAAEEASKLNDGALVLVDLSPNRQVQSIKEAGRPLVNILQNFSRQLEKFKLKEDEIDQWKQSLTFQAQELNRREMDMEARLEQLQDLEDDSQRLEEQKQENETSRAEIERLQTEMARNRQELEGAWEHLRGEQRRLEEFQADCQQGTVLDEEQSRAISELLNRLSSGVAPTETVRENLHFAFELVERQQATLNPHWQQLEEKRNLATLQQEEVERLSQTLRDRQNSCQQAQSSLEQQLAQFHLNTATLASKQDYARILKEQLQIQQALYQQIHSLAATSIDAVFSQQVDVEPLQKMPLEELQKMVQDLQNKLSIDSSFVHDQEQELNYKQEVIEELQRKVKQASGKALQNLEGELADEQDLYQMVNQSLVGQRRNLLEREKIFKQHQAVLMQRQGRSIDNAPGDNKLDLGPILSQIEAQRQQQSQELQRLEYEIEQMRGGIELDQGMISNQTHDLEQKRQELKTIEENLLNLRTATAECWGRVNLYQEALQPIQDALDGLRHKLQGIAESLAQVQESGDYQLQTITQMRQALQSLINQPELLAS; encoded by the coding sequence GTGCTGTATTTAGCAGAAGTACAAAAACAGAAAGGCGGCTTACTCAGTGGCGGTTCCAAAACTGAACTCAGGCTGCTAGCTTGTCAGCGAAGCGACCAGAATTGGAGTACTGTGTCGGAAGAAGTGATGGCTGCTGAAGAAGCAAGCAAACTAAACGATGGCGCACTGGTACTGGTGGATCTGAGTCCGAACCGTCAAGTGCAGTCGATTAAAGAGGCGGGGCGGCCTCTAGTGAATATTTTGCAGAATTTTTCCCGTCAGTTGGAAAAATTTAAGCTCAAAGAGGACGAAATCGACCAGTGGAAGCAGTCACTGACGTTTCAGGCGCAAGAATTAAATCGCCGGGAAATGGATATGGAAGCACGCCTAGAACAACTGCAAGATCTGGAGGATGACTCTCAACGCTTGGAGGAGCAAAAACAGGAAAATGAAACGTCCCGCGCCGAAATTGAACGTTTGCAAACAGAAATGGCGCGAAATCGCCAGGAACTTGAAGGAGCTTGGGAGCATTTGCGGGGTGAGCAGCGTCGCCTGGAAGAGTTTCAAGCTGACTGCCAACAGGGGACGGTTTTGGATGAGGAGCAAAGTCGGGCAATCAGTGAGTTACTCAATCGCTTGTCTAGTGGCGTTGCTCCCACCGAAACAGTGCGGGAAAATCTCCATTTCGCTTTTGAATTGGTAGAACGGCAGCAAGCTACTCTAAATCCACACTGGCAACAGCTAGAGGAAAAACGAAATTTAGCAACTCTTCAGCAAGAGGAAGTTGAACGCCTGAGTCAAACGCTGCGCGATCGCCAAAACTCATGTCAACAGGCACAAAGTTCTTTAGAGCAACAATTAGCCCAATTCCATCTGAATACAGCTACACTTGCCAGCAAGCAAGACTATGCTCGAATTCTCAAAGAGCAATTGCAAATTCAACAAGCGTTATACCAACAGATTCACTCCTTGGCTGCCACGTCTATTGATGCGGTTTTCAGCCAGCAAGTTGATGTAGAACCTTTGCAGAAAATGCCCCTTGAAGAACTGCAAAAGATGGTACAAGACTTGCAGAACAAGCTGTCTATAGACTCCAGCTTCGTTCATGATCAAGAACAAGAACTTAATTACAAACAAGAAGTTATAGAAGAATTACAAAGAAAAGTTAAGCAGGCATCTGGCAAGGCTTTGCAAAATTTAGAAGGAGAATTAGCGGATGAACAAGACCTCTACCAAATGGTAAATCAATCTTTGGTAGGACAACGCCGCAATTTGCTAGAGCGGGAGAAAATTTTTAAACAACACCAAGCTGTGCTGATGCAGCGCCAAGGACGTTCTATTGATAACGCACCAGGTGATAACAAACTTGATTTAGGTCCAATTCTCTCGCAAATTGAAGCCCAGCGACAACAACAGTCGCAGGAACTGCAAAGGCTGGAATATGAGATTGAGCAGATGCGTGGTGGGATTGAGCTAGACCAAGGAATGATTAGCAATCAAACCCACGATTTAGAGCAAAAGCGCCAAGAACTAAAAACGATCGAGGAGAACTTGCTCAACCTGCGAACAGCAACCGCTGAATGCTGGGGTCGCGTGAATCTCTATCAAGAAGCACTACAACCCATTCAGGATGCTCTGGATGGGTTGCGGCATAAGTTGCAAGGAATTGCTGAATCTTTGGCTCAAGTCCAAGAATCTGGTGATTATCAACTGCAAACTATCACTCAAATGCGCCAAGCTCTCCAGAGTTTAATAAATCAGCCAGAATTGCTAGCGTCTTAA
- the tilS gene encoding tRNA lysidine(34) synthetase TilS, with protein sequence MLWTPLHAKIHRTIRARHLFEPNQSLLVAVSGGQDSLCLIKILLDLQPKWGWRLGIAHCDHCWRDDSQANARHVESLAKIWETPFYLATAKEPVKSEAAARNWRYQALSKIAQTNNYQYIVTGHTASDRAETLLYNLIRGTGADGLQALTWQRPLTASIMLVRPLLEITRSETEKFCQEFNLPIWEDATNQDWKYARNRIRQELLPYLQENFNPKVESALAQTAELLQAEVEYLEQTAGNLRLDAMELGKGDDIALRLNRRVLRTAPLALQRRVMRQVLQQILPDAPGFEHIEKLTALITAPNRSQTDPFPGGAIAQVIDDWICFQDL encoded by the coding sequence ATGTTATGGACTCCCCTACACGCCAAAATACACCGCACTATCCGCGCACGGCATTTATTTGAGCCGAATCAAAGCTTATTGGTTGCTGTTTCCGGTGGACAAGATTCTCTGTGCTTAATAAAAATACTGTTAGATTTACAACCAAAGTGGGGATGGCGCTTAGGCATTGCTCACTGTGATCATTGCTGGCGTGATGATTCCCAAGCTAATGCTCGTCATGTAGAAAGTTTAGCTAAAATTTGGGAAACTCCTTTTTATTTAGCCACAGCTAAGGAACCTGTGAAGAGTGAAGCTGCGGCACGGAATTGGCGATATCAAGCTTTAAGTAAAATTGCCCAAACTAATAATTATCAATATATTGTCACAGGACACACGGCAAGCGATCGCGCCGAAACTCTCCTTTACAATTTAATTCGCGGTACCGGCGCTGATGGTTTGCAGGCTCTCACTTGGCAACGCCCACTAACTGCGAGCATTATGTTAGTACGTCCCCTCTTAGAAATTACTCGCTCAGAAACAGAGAAATTTTGTCAAGAGTTTAACTTGCCAATTTGGGAAGATGCCACCAATCAAGATTGGAAATATGCCCGTAACCGCATCCGCCAGGAGCTTTTACCATATTTGCAAGAAAATTTCAACCCCAAAGTTGAATCAGCCTTAGCCCAAACCGCCGAACTGCTGCAAGCAGAAGTGGAATATTTAGAGCAAACAGCCGGAAATTTGCGTTTAGATGCGATGGAATTAGGCAAAGGGGATGATATAGCCTTAAGGTTAAATCGGCGGGTATTAAGGACAGCACCGCTGGCATTGCAGCGGCGTGTGATGCGTCAGGTATTACAACAAATATTGCCTGATGCCCCTGGCTTTGAACATATCGAAAAATTAACGGCTTTAATTACAGCGCCAAATCGTTCGCAAACTGATCCTTTTCCTGGTGGTGCGATCGCTCAAGTCATAGACGACTGGATCTGCTTTCAGGATTTATAG
- the ccsB gene encoding c-type cytochrome biogenesis protein CcsB has protein sequence MNLVVLQNWLDNASFAILFLTMLVYWVGAAFPNLPAFAALGTACMAIANLCIATLLGARWIEAGYFPLSNLYESLFFLTWGITAVHLIAENSSRSRLVGVVTAPVAMGIAAFATLTLPSGMQLSEPLVPALKSNWLMMHVSVMMLSYSALMVGALMAIAFLIVTRGQNIQLQGSSVGTGGYRSNGYQLRKAGELISQLPATAAENNGFSRYESNNNGNGTAVLNLITAPESKTVSSAEPLSPQRLSLAETLDNISYRIIGLGFPLLTIGIIAGAVWANEAWGSYWSWDPKETWALITWLVFAAYLHTRITRGWQGRSPAILAATGFVVVWICYLGVNLLGKGLHSYGWFF, from the coding sequence ATGAATCTGGTTGTACTCCAGAACTGGCTGGACAATGCCTCCTTTGCGATTTTATTCCTCACCATGCTGGTGTATTGGGTTGGGGCGGCTTTTCCAAATCTGCCAGCATTTGCCGCTTTGGGGACAGCATGTATGGCGATCGCGAATTTGTGCATAGCTACCCTACTAGGGGCACGATGGATCGAAGCTGGCTATTTTCCTTTGAGCAATCTGTATGAATCCCTATTTTTCTTAACTTGGGGAATTACAGCCGTTCATTTAATTGCCGAAAATAGCAGCCGCAGCCGCTTGGTGGGCGTTGTGACTGCCCCCGTAGCTATGGGGATTGCGGCTTTTGCTACCTTGACTTTGCCATCAGGTATGCAACTGTCTGAACCTTTAGTGCCGGCGCTAAAGTCGAATTGGCTGATGATGCACGTCAGCGTGATGATGTTGAGTTATTCGGCTTTGATGGTGGGTGCGCTGATGGCGATCGCATTTTTGATCGTCACTCGCGGGCAAAACATCCAACTACAAGGCAGTTCTGTTGGTACCGGCGGTTATCGCAGCAACGGCTATCAATTACGCAAAGCAGGTGAGTTAATTTCTCAACTCCCAGCAACCGCCGCCGAAAATAATGGTTTTTCACGTTACGAAAGCAATAACAACGGCAACGGTACCGCTGTTTTGAATTTAATCACAGCCCCTGAATCTAAAACCGTCTCATCTGCCGAACCACTTTCTCCCCAACGCCTCAGCCTAGCCGAAACCCTGGATAACATCAGCTATCGCATCATCGGCTTGGGATTTCCCCTGCTGACAATTGGCATTATTGCCGGTGCCGTTTGGGCAAATGAAGCTTGGGGTTCATACTGGAGTTGGGACCCAAAAGAAACTTGGGCGTTAATCACTTGGTTAGTTTTCGCCGCTTATCTCCACACTAGAATCACTCGCGGTTGGCAAGGACGCAGTCCCGCAATCTTAGCGGCTACTGGTTTTGTTGTCGTCTGGATTTGCTATCTCGGTGTAAATCTCTTGGGTAAAGGTTTACATTCTTACGGTTGGTTTTTCTAA
- a CDS encoding DUF3352 domain-containing protein: protein MALRVVSAVKNKKKKPSLVLTLSAAGLLIGAGSAAYWLLTQGQPLSRDLPVGVKIIPQDALFAVSLTTDPRQWQKLREFGTPETQGEVDKSIVQLRDYLRYAAGDRLLTNNGYNFEKDIQPWVGNEVTIAILAPQATNPAPKPVATDGDATSSQQSVVMVLPVKNPEIAKSILAQPKPLKQGKWIDRTYQGIAIKQTEGQVGANFSAALLDQRYLVITDNPQATERAIDAYKSKISLATIGGFSDNFPKIATYQPFAQFYVNVPIAARIAAAAPKHRLPAQVLAQLQNNQGIAGTVSLEPEGMRFKGISWLNPNSRRLLAVENKAGKMPSRVPGETLMMLSGSNLQRLWADYVLTAQGNPLAPMTPEQLRGGVKSLTNLDLERDFLRWMKGEFSLSVIPTSSKDSSPENFRAGLVFMVQASNRNAAETSLQQLDDVMKNQYQFQIQPGTVSGKPVVNWISPFGTLTATHGWLDGDVAFLVVGAPITDKIVTNPNNPLGNTLPFQQTVPKEPSPSNGQFFLDVEQTVKSFTLNSLFPNQQTMLAATRSIGVTTAVNDSRSTRYDIFLALKKAGNPAPIPSPGAAATPLVPVPTATPNPSP from the coding sequence ATGGCACTGCGTGTTGTGTCTGCTGTAAAGAATAAAAAAAAGAAACCGTCTCTGGTGTTGACGCTCTCGGCTGCTGGGTTATTGATTGGTGCGGGGAGTGCAGCATATTGGTTGTTAACCCAGGGACAACCACTTTCCAGAGATTTGCCAGTAGGTGTCAAGATTATTCCACAAGATGCTTTATTTGCGGTTTCTCTAACGACAGATCCTAGACAATGGCAGAAATTACGGGAGTTTGGGACGCCAGAAACCCAAGGAGAAGTGGATAAAAGTATTGTGCAGTTGCGCGATTACCTCCGGTACGCCGCTGGCGATCGCTTGCTGACGAATAATGGTTACAATTTTGAGAAAGATATTCAACCTTGGGTAGGTAATGAAGTAACGATCGCCATTTTAGCCCCCCAAGCTACAAATCCTGCACCCAAACCTGTAGCTACCGATGGAGATGCTACTAGTAGTCAGCAGTCAGTGGTAATGGTGCTGCCGGTGAAAAATCCAGAAATCGCTAAAAGCATTTTGGCACAACCTAAACCTCTCAAACAAGGCAAATGGATTGATCGCACTTATCAGGGAATCGCCATTAAACAGACTGAGGGACAAGTTGGAGCTAACTTTTCAGCAGCATTATTAGATCAGCGTTACTTAGTGATTACCGATAATCCTCAAGCCACAGAACGAGCGATTGACGCCTACAAAAGCAAAATATCTTTAGCAACAATTGGCGGATTTTCGGATAATTTCCCGAAAATCGCCACTTACCAGCCCTTTGCCCAGTTTTATGTAAATGTACCCATAGCAGCGAGAATAGCTGCTGCTGCTCCCAAGCATCGGTTACCTGCTCAAGTTTTGGCTCAACTTCAAAATAACCAAGGAATAGCTGGGACAGTGAGTTTGGAGCCAGAAGGAATGCGCTTCAAGGGAATTTCTTGGTTAAACCCTAATAGTCGGCGTTTGCTAGCAGTGGAAAACAAAGCTGGAAAAATGCCAAGCCGAGTACCTGGGGAAACTTTGATGATGCTGTCTGGTAGTAACTTACAGCGGTTGTGGGCTGATTATGTTTTAACGGCTCAGGGAAATCCCTTAGCGCCGATGACGCCAGAACAATTGCGAGGTGGTGTGAAATCGCTGACAAATCTGGACTTAGAACGGGATTTTCTCCGTTGGATGAAAGGCGAGTTTTCCCTCTCTGTAATTCCCACTAGCTCAAAAGACAGTTCCCCAGAGAATTTTCGGGCGGGTTTGGTGTTTATGGTACAGGCAAGTAATCGCAATGCCGCTGAAACATCTTTACAACAGCTGGATGATGTGATGAAAAATCAATACCAGTTCCAAATCCAACCGGGGACAGTCTCCGGTAAACCCGTTGTCAACTGGATTTCACCTTTTGGCACTTTAACCGCAACCCATGGTTGGTTAGATGGAGACGTGGCTTTTTTAGTAGTGGGCGCTCCCATCACCGATAAAATTGTTACAAACCCAAACAATCCCCTAGGCAATACTCTCCCCTTTCAACAAACTGTTCCCAAAGAACCATCACCCAGCAATGGGCAATTTTTCCTGGATGTGGAACAGACTGTCAAAAGTTTTACGCTAAATTCACTATTCCCCAATCAACAAACAATGCTTGCAGCCACACGTTCAATTGGGGTGACAACTGCTGTCAACGACAGTCGTAGTACTCGCTATGATATTTTTCTAGCACTCAAAAAAGCTGGCAACCCAGCCCCTATACCAAGTCCTGGCGCTGCTGCTACTCCCCTAGTACCCGTACCTACAGCAACACCAAATCCATCTCCCTAA